In Malaclemys terrapin pileata isolate rMalTer1 chromosome 10, rMalTer1.hap1, whole genome shotgun sequence, the following are encoded in one genomic region:
- the SLC51B gene encoding organic solute transporter subunit beta isoform X2 yields the protein MGPTTMKSLWIILFLLVQGTRGFLIQNAKVKLCLQASTTDENLLLADCNPTSEFQHWSWQDNSLINQGTRKCLSTDEANSVRSSPCESAAHANWECVNFTLHSVGSTPMYLTADKNKAALANTKSPSSRWRVSRGQSVCDQKPAKAEGSRYFALALTSTQKHDEVEGNPTPGMPMSQEQLQEMLWFFRSGDSSTWNYSILVLSFVVLFLGLLLLGINIMANRNRKIILMYEQTAKTAKPGEPEAKPPFVDLKEDNNLNPLTQDLLPKGQSPGEVLVQWKDGNVTALYADKSEEDM from the exons atgggacCTACAACTATGAAGTCCCTCTGGATAATCCTCTTTCTACTGGTGCAAG GCACACGGGGTTTTCTCATTCAAAACGCTAAAGTCAAGCTGTGTTTACAAGCCAGCACGACAGATGAGAATTTACTTTTAGCGGACTGTAATCCCACGTCAGAGTTCCAACACTGGTCTTGGCAAGACAATTCCTTGATCAATCAAGGCACCAGGAAATGTCTGTCTACAGATGAAGCCAACAGCGTGCGGTCAAGTCCCTGTGAAAGTGCAGCACATGCAAACTGGGAGTGTGTTAATTTCACGCTGCACTCTGTGGGCAGCACCCCTATGTACCTGACTGCAGATAAGAATAAAGCCGCTCTGGCGAATACAAAAAGCCCAAGTTCCCGATGGCGAGTCAGTCGGGGGCAGAGTGTCTGTGATCAGAAGCCAG CAAAGGCAGAGGGCAGTAGATATTTCGCTTTGGCTCTTACCAGCACACAAAAGCATGACGAGGTGGAAGGCAATCCCACTCCTGGAATGCCTATGTCTCAAGAACAACTACAGGAGATGTTGTGGTTTTTCCGGAGCGGAGATT CATCCACGTGGAATTACTCCATTTTAGTCCTGTCCTTTGTGGTTCTGTTTCTGGGCCTCCTTCTTCTGGGAATAAATATCATGGCAAACAG aAATAGGAAGATTATCCTCATGTATGAACAAACTGCCAAAACTGCCAAACCAGGTGAGCCAGAAGCCAAGCCACCCTTTGTGGATTTGAAGGAAGATAATAACTTGAATCCTTTAACACAAGATTTGCTGCCGAAAGGACAAAGCCCAGGGGAGGTTTTGGTTCAGTGGAAGGATGGCAACGTTACAGCCCTGTATGCGGACAAGTCAGAGGAGGACATGTAA